One window of Desulfobacca acetoxidans DSM 11109 genomic DNA carries:
- a CDS encoding adenosine-specific kinase, which produces MEFKLVDLQIPEAANLILGHAHFIKTVEDLYEILITSGGGVQFGLAFCEASGECLIRFEGNEPELIAAATENAQRLAAGHTFNILIRNAFPINMLNAVKMCQEVCTIHCATANPVQVIIAETSLGRGIMGVIDGFTPKGVEQEAGKAWRYDLLRKIGYKK; this is translated from the coding sequence ATGGAATTTAAACTTGTTGATTTGCAGATACCTGAAGCCGCCAATCTAATCTTGGGACATGCCCATTTTATTAAGACGGTGGAAGACCTTTATGAGATTCTCATCACCTCCGGTGGAGGAGTGCAGTTCGGTCTGGCCTTTTGCGAAGCCTCGGGAGAATGCCTGATCCGGTTTGAGGGCAATGAACCTGAGCTGATAGCGGCAGCAACGGAAAATGCCCAAAGACTGGCGGCCGGACACACCTTTAACATCCTGATCCGCAATGCCTTTCCAATTAATATGCTCAACGCCGTCAAGATGTGCCAGGAGGTCTGTACTATCCATTGCGCCACTGCCAACCCTGTTCAGGTGATCATAGCGGAAACGTCGCTAGGACGGGGTATTATGGGAGTAATTGATGGCTTCACTCCCAAGGGGGTCGAACAGGAGGCGGGAAAGGCCTGGCGGTACGACCTCTTGAGGAAGATAGGCTATAAGAAGTAA
- the corA gene encoding magnesium/cobalt transporter CorA — MAFKSFPPPGSPPGVLEHRAGRQTYPSRLCLIWYDGDRLEENANANAEDFLKYQDRAGIRWLHLEGLEDLTLLQDLGAQLGLHVLALEDVVEGRAPVKVEDYSDYLFIVSRLPTDLEEFQDEQISIFLGADFLLSVQESHIDHFAIIRERLRHGQGQIRQHGADYLAYTLLDFAVDSWFPILGNLGERLDQIEDRLLNEPLGQPTTELQGLRRQLLRGRRLMWPLRESINYLLHHEGVLISERSRIYLRDCYDHTFQIIDLLENYRDMASGLIEVYLSSLNTRLNEVMKVLTVIATIFIPLNFLASLYGMNFKTNVSSWNMPELSWPFGYPFALGLMLIVALAMVIYFKRKKWI, encoded by the coding sequence ATGGCTTTTAAATCCTTTCCACCGCCTGGGAGCCCACCCGGGGTCCTGGAGCATCGGGCCGGTCGGCAGACTTATCCCTCCCGTCTGTGCCTGATCTGGTATGACGGGGACAGACTGGAAGAAAATGCCAATGCTAATGCGGAAGATTTCCTGAAATATCAGGATCGCGCCGGAATCCGATGGCTCCATCTGGAAGGCCTGGAGGATCTAACCCTCCTGCAGGATTTGGGGGCTCAATTGGGATTGCATGTATTGGCCCTGGAGGATGTCGTGGAAGGCCGGGCGCCAGTCAAAGTAGAGGACTATTCAGATTACCTTTTCATTGTCAGCCGGTTGCCGACCGATCTGGAAGAGTTTCAGGACGAGCAGATAAGTATATTTTTGGGGGCCGATTTTCTTTTGAGCGTCCAGGAGAGCCACATCGATCATTTTGCGATTATTAGAGAGCGGCTTCGCCATGGACAAGGTCAGATCCGCCAACATGGGGCGGACTACCTGGCCTATACCCTCCTCGATTTCGCCGTTGACTCCTGGTTCCCTATCCTGGGAAACCTCGGCGAGCGGCTTGATCAGATTGAGGATCGATTATTGAATGAACCGCTCGGCCAGCCAACTACCGAACTCCAAGGTCTCAGACGGCAGTTGCTGCGGGGGCGACGTCTGATGTGGCCCTTACGGGAAAGCATAAATTATCTCCTGCATCATGAAGGTGTTCTGATTTCCGAACGCTCTCGGATTTATCTCCGAGACTGCTATGATCATACTTTCCAAATCATCGATCTGCTGGAAAATTATCGCGATATGGCTTCCGGCCTCATCGAGGTCTATCTGTCGAGCCTGAACACCCGGCTCAATGAGGTCATGAAGGTACTCACGGTCATTGCTACGATCTTCATCCCCTTAAACTTTCTGGCCAGCCTCTATGGCATGAACTTCAAAACGAACGTCTCCTCTTGGAACATGCCGGAATTAAGCTGGCCTTTCGGCTATCCCTTTGCCCTGGGGCTGATGTTGATCGTGGCCCTGGCCATGGTCATATATTTTAAACGCAAGAAATGGATCTGA
- a CDS encoding ABC transporter substrate-binding protein, translated as MKMLAFWKLIALICAVSWFTPAAAEEIAIGCYIPITGSAAAMGQVVWKGIQTARRLKPQVLGQKISLKLVDTKSDRIEAANAVSRLIEKDKVVAIIGEVISGDTLAGTPIAERLAVPNLTPTATNPLVTQNRQYAFRVCFVDTQQGRAAARFAREYLKVQKVAVIIDQGQDYCVGLAAFFMEEFQKLGGQIVAKTFIQTGDQDFSAQISAIKPTAPDLVYAPNYYAEDALLARQMRELGFAAPILTGDGAQVSDLIAIGGAAVEGLYLTAHFHREAVNTPLAQEFIKAYEAETKSEIGAFAALGGDCYFLLRDALERAQTTKGPKLRQALAQTKNFPGVSGLITMGPDNNPIKEVNILKVQGGKFVYVTKLAP; from the coding sequence ATGAAGATGTTAGCATTTTGGAAATTAATAGCCCTTATATGTGCTGTATCTTGGTTTACCCCGGCGGCGGCAGAGGAGATTGCCATCGGCTGCTACATACCCATTACCGGATCGGCCGCGGCCATGGGCCAGGTTGTCTGGAAAGGCATCCAAACGGCCCGAAGACTGAAGCCTCAGGTGCTGGGTCAAAAAATCAGTCTTAAATTGGTGGATACTAAAAGCGACCGGATCGAGGCCGCCAACGCCGTCAGCCGCCTGATTGAGAAAGACAAGGTGGTGGCGATTATCGGAGAAGTCATCAGCGGCGACACCCTGGCCGGAACGCCCATCGCCGAGCGTTTGGCCGTTCCCAACCTCACGCCAACAGCCACCAATCCTCTGGTGACGCAGAACCGGCAATACGCCTTCCGGGTCTGTTTCGTAGATACGCAGCAGGGACGGGCAGCGGCCCGATTTGCCAGAGAATATCTCAAGGTTCAGAAAGTGGCGGTTATCATCGATCAGGGGCAGGACTATTGCGTCGGTCTGGCCGCCTTTTTCATGGAGGAATTCCAAAAACTGGGCGGACAGATCGTCGCCAAGACCTTTATCCAAACCGGCGACCAGGATTTTTCGGCCCAGATTTCCGCTATCAAGCCTACAGCCCCGGATCTGGTCTATGCCCCCAATTATTACGCCGAAGATGCCCTGTTGGCCAGGCAGATGCGGGAACTTGGCTTTGCCGCGCCCATCCTCACAGGCGATGGCGCCCAGGTGAGCGATCTTATCGCTATCGGCGGGGCGGCAGTGGAGGGGTTGTACCTGACGGCCCATTTCCATCGGGAGGCGGTGAATACGCCTTTAGCCCAGGAATTCATTAAGGCCTATGAAGCCGAAACCAAGAGCGAAATCGGTGCCTTTGCCGCCTTGGGAGGGGACTGTTATTTCCTGCTGCGGGACGCTTTAGAGCGGGCCCAGACCACCAAAGGCCCGAAGCTGCGGCAGGCGTTGGCCCAGACCAAGAATTTCCCCGGAGTCTCGGGCCTTATCACCATGGGGCCGGATAACAATCCTATCAAAGAGGTAAATATCTTAAAGGTGCAGGGTGGTAAGTTTGTCTATGTAACGAAGTTGGCGCCTTAA
- the gyrA gene encoding DNA gyrase subunit A, with translation MESRVVHVNIEDEIRKSYLEYALSVIIGRALPDVRDGLKPVHRRILFAMSEAGNDYNKPYKKSARIVGDVIGKYHPHGDTAVYDAIVRMAQDFSLRYPLVDGQGNFGSIDGDAPAAMRYTEVRMTRLAGELLLDLDKETVDFIPNYDGSMQEPLVLPARAPNLLINGSSGIAVGMATNIPPHNLAEVCNALLAFIKNPQISLAELMAIMPGPDFPTAGFIYGSDGIAEAYRTGKGLIRLRARTFLEQRGGREYIIINELPYQVNKVKLIERIVELVKDKKIEGITDIRDESDREGMRVVIQLRKDELAQPILNQLFAHTNMQVTYGINLVAIVNNRPELLSLKDLLTEFLKHRREVIVRRTLYELRKAEERAHILAGLKIALDHLDQIIALIRSAASPSTARSQLVERFTLTEVQAQAILEMRLQRLTGLERQKIIDEYEQLLKDIARFKEILANEALVYQLIEADLIDLRDRYGDPRRTEIIPETAELTLEDLIPDEDMVVTVSHQGYIKRNPLNLYRSQRRGGKGRTGMSIKEDDFVSQLYIASTHNYFLVFSNLGRIYWLKVHEIPVGSPSARGKAIVNLLNFGSQEKLTTILPIREFVPEHYLVMATKRGIIKKTELMNFSRPRSGGLIACTLDEGDELVSVALTDGNKEVFLGTSLGKIIRFAEQDVRDMGRSARGVRGMTVAEDDCIVGMEILSAEGAILTVTANGYGKRTRHEEYRLQKRGGSGLLALRITDRNGPVVGIIQVTEDDEIMLITDRGKIIRLPVTGISLIGRVTQGVKLIDTEPEERVVSIARLAEKGDEGE, from the coding sequence ATGGAAAGCCGCGTCGTACATGTCAACATCGAAGATGAAATTCGCAAGTCGTATTTAGAATACGCCCTGTCGGTCATTATTGGCCGGGCCCTGCCGGATGTCCGGGACGGCCTGAAGCCGGTACACCGCCGGATTCTCTTTGCCATGTCCGAGGCCGGCAACGATTATAATAAGCCTTATAAGAAATCGGCCCGTATTGTGGGCGATGTCATCGGTAAGTATCACCCCCACGGTGACACCGCCGTTTATGACGCCATCGTGCGCATGGCCCAGGACTTCTCCCTGCGCTATCCGCTGGTGGACGGCCAGGGCAACTTCGGCTCCATCGACGGCGACGCCCCGGCGGCGATGCGCTACACCGAAGTGCGTATGACCCGGCTGGCCGGTGAGCTGCTCCTGGACCTGGACAAAGAGACGGTAGATTTTATACCCAACTACGACGGCTCTATGCAAGAGCCCCTGGTGCTGCCAGCCCGGGCGCCCAACCTCTTGATCAACGGTTCTTCCGGCATCGCCGTGGGGATGGCCACCAACATCCCGCCGCACAATCTGGCGGAGGTCTGCAACGCCCTGCTGGCTTTTATTAAAAATCCCCAGATAAGTTTGGCCGAACTCATGGCCATTATGCCGGGGCCGGACTTCCCCACGGCCGGGTTTATTTACGGGTCCGATGGCATTGCCGAAGCCTACCGGACCGGCAAAGGATTGATCCGCCTCCGGGCCCGCACCTTCCTCGAACAGAGAGGCGGCCGGGAATACATTATCATCAACGAACTGCCTTATCAGGTCAATAAGGTAAAACTGATTGAACGCATTGTTGAATTGGTGAAGGATAAAAAGATTGAAGGCATCACCGACATCCGGGATGAATCCGACCGTGAAGGGATGCGGGTAGTGATCCAGCTCCGTAAGGATGAACTGGCTCAACCCATTCTCAACCAACTTTTTGCCCACACCAATATGCAGGTCACCTACGGCATCAATTTAGTTGCCATCGTCAACAACCGCCCGGAACTGCTCTCCCTCAAAGACCTGCTGACCGAATTTCTAAAGCATCGCCGGGAGGTTATCGTCCGGCGCACCCTCTATGAACTGCGTAAAGCCGAGGAACGGGCTCATATTCTGGCCGGTTTGAAGATTGCCCTGGATCACTTGGATCAGATTATTGCCCTGATCCGCTCGGCCGCCAGCCCGTCTACCGCCCGGAGCCAGCTCGTGGAGCGGTTTACTCTGACCGAAGTCCAGGCCCAGGCGATCTTGGAGATGCGGCTGCAGCGGCTGACCGGATTGGAGCGTCAGAAGATTATTGACGAATACGAGCAACTCCTGAAAGATATCGCTCGGTTTAAAGAAATTCTGGCCAACGAGGCATTGGTTTATCAGTTGATTGAAGCAGATCTGATCGACCTGCGCGACCGCTACGGCGACCCACGGCGGACCGAGATCATCCCCGAGACCGCCGAGCTAACCCTCGAGGACCTGATTCCTGATGAAGATATGGTTGTGACTGTCTCGCACCAGGGCTACATCAAACGCAATCCCCTGAACCTGTACCGCAGCCAGCGCCGGGGGGGTAAAGGGCGGACCGGGATGAGCATCAAGGAAGATGATTTCGTCTCCCAGCTCTATATAGCCTCAACCCATAATTATTTCTTGGTATTTAGTAACCTGGGCAGAATTTATTGGCTGAAGGTGCACGAGATTCCCGTGGGCAGTCCGAGCGCCCGGGGCAAGGCCATAGTCAATCTGCTTAATTTCGGTTCACAGGAGAAGCTGACCACCATATTGCCAATACGCGAATTTGTCCCTGAACATTACCTGGTCATGGCCACCAAACGGGGGATTATTAAGAAAACCGAACTGATGAACTTCAGCCGGCCCCGCTCCGGCGGACTCATCGCCTGTACCCTGGATGAAGGAGATGAACTGGTCAGCGTAGCCCTGACCGACGGTAATAAGGAGGTTTTTCTGGGCACCAGCCTGGGTAAAATCATTCGATTTGCCGAGCAGGACGTCAGAGATATGGGACGGTCGGCCCGCGGCGTCAGAGGTATGACGGTGGCAGAGGATGACTGTATTGTGGGTATGGAGATTTTAAGTGCCGAAGGGGCCATTCTTACCGTTACGGCCAACGGTTACGGCAAACGCACCCGGCACGAAGAATATCGCCTGCAAAAGCGAGGGGGCTCGGGTCTCCTGGCTCTGCGTATCACTGACCGCAACGGCCCGGTAGTTGGCATTATCCAGGTTACGGAAGACGATGAGATTATGCTTATTACCGATCGCGGCAAGATCATCCGGTTGCCGGTGACCGGTATTTCTCTGATCGGCAGGGTTACCCAAGGCGTCAAATTGATCGATACTGAACCAGAGGAGCGGGTAGTGAGCATCGCCCGCCTGGCGGAGAAGGGCGATGAAGGAGAGTAA
- a CDS encoding NAD(P)H-dependent glycerol-3-phosphate dehydrogenase, with the protein MKESNSHLALDSTPVAVIGAGSWGTALAHHLGRHGREVRLWVYEPELLAILCQKRENTFFLPGVKLSSHLSFFGEAAEAVRGAPVVIMAAPSHVFRQVLGLLQSAASPEVVFVSATKGIENETLLTMEGVVREVLGPERSYAILSGPSFAREVVQNQPTVVTVASRQRSVAKLVQRLFSTPTFRVYTTFDVTGVELGGALKNIMALGAGILEGLGLGANPRAALITRGLAEIARLGVRLGANPMTLSGLSGLGDLVLTCTSSQSRNYQVGVQLGAGKRLPDILAEMKMVAEGVKNAAAAYFLAQKLGVEMPIVEQVYRILYENHSPREAVRILMTRALKDEIDALAESW; encoded by the coding sequence ATGAAGGAGAGTAACTCGCACCTGGCCTTGGACTCCACACCTGTTGCGGTCATTGGCGCCGGAAGCTGGGGGACTGCCCTGGCGCATCACTTGGGGCGGCATGGACGTGAGGTCCGCCTCTGGGTCTATGAACCGGAACTGCTGGCCATCCTCTGCCAGAAACGGGAAAATACCTTTTTTCTACCGGGAGTCAAGCTCTCCTCCCACCTGAGCTTTTTCGGCGAGGCCGCGGAAGCCGTGCGAGGGGCGCCGGTGGTAATCATGGCAGCGCCGTCTCATGTCTTCCGCCAGGTTTTAGGCTTATTGCAGTCGGCTGCCAGTCCCGAAGTTGTCTTTGTCAGCGCTACCAAAGGGATAGAAAATGAGACGCTACTTACCATGGAAGGCGTGGTGCGAGAGGTTTTGGGTCCCGAACGTTCTTATGCCATTCTTTCCGGTCCTAGTTTTGCCAGAGAGGTGGTCCAGAATCAGCCTACCGTGGTAACGGTAGCCAGCCGCCAGCGGTCGGTGGCGAAATTAGTCCAGCGCCTCTTCTCCACTCCGACGTTTCGCGTCTATACTACCTTCGACGTTACTGGCGTTGAGTTGGGTGGAGCGTTGAAAAACATCATGGCCCTTGGGGCTGGTATACTGGAAGGTCTGGGTCTGGGGGCCAACCCGAGGGCAGCATTAATTACCCGTGGGCTGGCCGAAATAGCCCGGCTGGGGGTGCGATTGGGCGCCAACCCCATGACTCTGTCAGGTTTATCAGGGTTAGGCGATCTGGTGTTAACCTGTACCAGCAGCCAATCCCGCAATTATCAGGTCGGCGTGCAGTTGGGCGCCGGTAAACGATTACCCGATATCCTAGCCGAAATGAAGATGGTGGCGGAGGGCGTCAAAAACGCCGCCGCGGCGTATTTTCTGGCCCAAAAACTCGGGGTGGAGATGCCCATCGTCGAACAGGTATATCGTATTCTGTATGAAAACCATTCACCCCGAGAGGCGGTTCGCATCCTCATGACCCGAGCCTTAAAGGATGAAATCGACGCCTTGGCGGAAAGTTGGTAA
- a CDS encoding YkgJ family cysteine cluster protein, with product MPTNHRPVFRCQLCGECCEGRGGILPTAIEIEIIARFLKMSVRQFKKTYLESTPLGLTVKNKTAGGCIFNDQGCCQIHPVKPRICRNWPFLPAILLHENEFEAAKSVCPGFDPDCRYEDFLWWWRKHII from the coding sequence ATGCCAACCAATCATCGACCGGTGTTTCGTTGTCAGCTTTGCGGAGAGTGTTGTGAAGGCCGCGGCGGTATCTTGCCTACAGCAATCGAGATCGAAATCATCGCCCGCTTTCTGAAGATGTCGGTACGGCAGTTCAAAAAGACATATCTCGAAAGCACGCCGCTCGGTCTGACTGTAAAAAATAAAACTGCCGGCGGTTGTATCTTTAATGATCAAGGTTGCTGCCAGATTCATCCGGTGAAACCCAGAATCTGCCGCAACTGGCCGTTTTTGCCGGCGATTCTGCTGCATGAAAATGAGTTCGAAGCCGCCAAATCGGTCTGTCCCGGTTTTGATCCGGACTGCCGATATGAGGATTTTTTATGGTGGTGGCGGAAACATATTATTTAG
- the metG gene encoding methionine--tRNA ligase — translation MTKPQPPLYITTPIYYVNAEPHIGHAYTTVLADTLARFHRLMGAETRFQTGTDEHGEKVVEAARARGIPVKDYVDQISGRFRGTWDQMQISYDHFIRTTDPLHIQVVQYVLNKVNSQGDIYFSEYAGHYCYGCERFVLERELVDGKCPDHQVKPTYVKEGNYFFRMSRYQDWLIEYIQTHTDFIRPERYRNEVLSFLKEPLEDLCISRPRARVQWGIPLPFDDNYVTYVWFDALINYLTGLGYPDQALVKKFWPACQHLIAKDILKPHGIYWPTILKATGLEPYHHLNVHGYWQIGQGKMSKTLGNVVEPQRLVKQYGLDQVRYFFLREMVYGLDAVFSEDALVGRINADLANDLGNLFSRSLAMVFKYRQGVVPEAGPYESADEELRSLAEMVRDDYLGYLPELEFHKALQRLWELIGEINRYIVVMEPWKLFKIQEQQRLNTVLYTILEGLRWVTVMLRPLLPASADRMREQLGLSPDTWDSGLFELLTWGRLPTGVQLIKGAPLFPRLETLEIKSVSGGEAVFPIQPFKPQVELAVFQQLDLRVGRIIAAAKIPKSDKLLKLSVDIGEVRQVVAGIAQHYEPAEIIGRQVIIVANLKPTKLMGIESQGMVLAAKSEGRLLLLSPEKDVIPGSSVS, via the coding sequence ATGACCAAGCCACAACCGCCATTATATATTACTACTCCGATCTATTATGTGAATGCCGAACCCCATATCGGCCATGCCTACACCACAGTGTTGGCCGACACCCTGGCTCGCTTCCACCGGCTGATGGGGGCGGAAACGCGTTTCCAAACCGGGACGGATGAGCATGGGGAAAAAGTAGTGGAGGCGGCCCGGGCACGAGGAATTCCGGTTAAAGACTATGTGGATCAGATCAGCGGCAGGTTCCGGGGAACATGGGATCAGATGCAGATCAGCTATGATCATTTTATCCGAACCACTGATCCCCTGCATATCCAAGTAGTGCAATATGTGCTGAATAAGGTTAATTCCCAGGGAGATATCTATTTCAGCGAATATGCTGGGCATTACTGCTACGGCTGTGAGCGCTTCGTGCTGGAGCGGGAGTTGGTGGATGGCAAATGTCCTGATCATCAGGTCAAACCGACCTACGTCAAGGAAGGCAATTACTTTTTTCGCATGAGCCGCTATCAGGACTGGCTTATCGAGTATATCCAAACTCATACCGATTTTATCCGTCCGGAACGCTACCGCAATGAAGTTTTGTCGTTTTTGAAAGAACCGCTGGAAGACTTGTGCATTTCAAGGCCCCGGGCCCGGGTGCAATGGGGTATCCCGCTGCCGTTTGATGACAACTATGTCACGTATGTCTGGTTCGATGCCCTGATCAATTACCTTACAGGCTTGGGGTATCCCGATCAGGCGCTTGTCAAAAAATTCTGGCCTGCCTGTCAGCATCTCATTGCCAAGGATATCCTCAAACCCCATGGCATCTATTGGCCTACCATCTTGAAGGCCACAGGTCTGGAGCCATATCACCATCTCAACGTACATGGATATTGGCAGATCGGCCAGGGTAAGATGTCCAAAACCCTGGGGAACGTGGTAGAGCCGCAGAGGTTGGTGAAGCAATACGGATTGGATCAGGTGCGCTATTTCTTCCTGCGGGAGATGGTCTACGGTCTGGACGCCGTGTTCAGCGAAGACGCCCTAGTTGGCCGGATCAACGCGGATCTGGCCAATGATCTGGGCAACCTTTTCTCCCGCAGTCTGGCTATGGTCTTCAAGTATCGTCAGGGGGTGGTGCCGGAGGCGGGTCCTTATGAGTCTGCCGACGAGGAACTCAGATCTCTGGCCGAGATGGTGCGTGACGATTATTTAGGGTATCTTCCGGAGCTGGAGTTCCATAAAGCGCTCCAGCGATTATGGGAGCTTATCGGTGAAATCAACCGCTATATCGTGGTCATGGAACCCTGGAAGCTCTTCAAAATCCAGGAACAGCAGCGCCTTAATACCGTGCTCTACACCATTTTGGAGGGGTTGCGGTGGGTGACCGTGATGTTAAGGCCGCTACTGCCGGCCAGTGCTGACCGTATGCGGGAACAATTGGGTCTGAGTCCGGATACCTGGGACTCAGGATTGTTCGAGCTCCTCACCTGGGGGAGACTGCCGACAGGAGTTCAACTCATCAAGGGTGCCCCCCTGTTCCCCAGATTGGAAACGTTGGAAATCAAATCAGTCAGCGGGGGCGAGGCCGTTTTCCCAATTCAGCCGTTCAAACCCCAGGTGGAGCTGGCCGTCTTTCAACAGCTCGATCTGCGAGTGGGGCGGATCATCGCGGCGGCGAAAATTCCCAAATCTGATAAATTGTTAAAATTAAGTGTGGATATTGGTGAGGTACGGCAGGTCGTAGCAGGTATTGCCCAGCATTACGAGCCGGCCGAGATCATCGGCAGACAGGTGATCATCGTGGCCAACCTTAAACCCACCAAGCTCATGGGAATTGAATCTCAGGGCATGGTCCTGGCGGCCAAAAGCGAAGGACGTCTCCTTCTCCTCAGTCCGGAAAAAGATGTTATTCCAGGATCATCGGTCTCATAG
- a CDS encoding C40 family peptidase — protein MLFQDHRSHSICLYCLVGLLVLVLADCAGERPKPEPAPVGAAPPSAKRLREAISYYLGTNYKYGGASKDGVDCSGFVMKVYERAGMKVPRTSELQFESGEPIPKDALQYGDLVFFNKYCQSKYSHVKASIFSGWFSREAQPCHVGIYIGNGRFIHASASQGGVAISNLNQDAWKRSLIGVRRYLPDDS, from the coding sequence ATGTTATTCCAGGATCATCGGTCTCATAGCATTTGTCTCTATTGTCTGGTAGGACTCCTGGTGCTGGTATTGGCTGACTGCGCCGGGGAGCGTCCCAAACCCGAGCCGGCGCCGGTAGGTGCCGCTCCCCCCTCAGCTAAGCGTCTCCGAGAGGCCATCAGTTATTACCTGGGCACCAACTATAAATATGGCGGCGCCAGCAAGGATGGGGTAGACTGCTCAGGCTTTGTCATGAAGGTATATGAGCGGGCAGGGATGAAGGTGCCCCGGACTTCAGAACTCCAATTCGAGAGCGGTGAACCGATTCCCAAGGATGCCCTGCAGTATGGCGATCTCGTCTTTTTCAATAAATACTGCCAGAGCAAATATTCCCATGTTAAAGCCAGCATCTTCTCGGGATGGTTCAGCCGCGAGGCGCAACCCTGCCACGTCGGCATCTATATCGGCAACGGGCGCTTCATTCATGCCTCCGCCAGCCAGGGCGGCGTGGCTATCAGTAACCTGAACCAGGATGCCTGGAAACGCTCCCTCATCGGTGTTCGCAGATATCTGCCGGATGACAGTTGA
- a CDS encoding nucleotidyltransferase family protein, whose translation MEVCQEHIDFWRCRRAAQKLYNQRLEQSARSEVKQIVRLLIAEFGAEKIILFGSLAKGSFRVGSDIDLAVEGLPADRLFSALGAVNRLSRAWIDLKPLEDLEPHFKNRILNTGEVLYARDLKRCLTGNGE comes from the coding sequence ATGGAAGTTTGCCAGGAACATATCGATTTTTGGCGTTGCCGTCGGGCCGCACAGAAGCTTTATAACCAGCGGTTGGAACAGTCGGCGCGCTCTGAGGTGAAGCAGATTGTCCGACTGCTTATCGCAGAATTCGGGGCAGAGAAAATTATCCTGTTCGGTTCCCTGGCCAAAGGTAGCTTCCGAGTCGGGTCGGATATAGATTTAGCGGTAGAAGGCCTTCCTGCCGACAGGTTATTTTCTGCCCTGGGTGCGGTCAATCGTTTAAGCCGCGCCTGGATTGATTTAAAACCCCTGGAAGATCTGGAGCCTCATTTTAAAAATCGGATATTAAATACCGGGGAGGTGCTATATGCGCGAGATCTCAAGCGATGCCTTACGGGAAATGGCGAATGA